The Cryptococcus gattii WM276 chromosome B, complete sequence genome has a segment encoding these proteins:
- a CDS encoding Heterotrimeric G protein alpha subunit B, putative (Similar to TIGR gene model, INSD accession AAW40709.1), with protein MGCTQSTEDVAAKARSADIDEQLKRDRANLRNEIKMLLLGAGESGKSTVLKQMRLIYNKPYDAEERDSYREIVYSNTVQSMRVLLEGVQFMDIPIDPLNRSRWELIMAAPPQIEGDAFPPKLADAVAGLWKDYGVQQAFFRRNELQLNDSAPYYFEAISRIAKPNYMPTDQDILRARVKTTGITETYFKIGELTYKLFDVGGQRSERRKWLNIFDSVTALVFLIAISEYDQKLYEDETVNRMQEAMTLFESVANSRWFTKTSIILFLNKIDIFREKLPVSPLSNTFPDFRGGNDYDMACAFLLEKFVGLNNNPSKSIYAHYTDATDTKALKFVISAINDVIIQVNLRDCGLL; from the exons ATGGGCTGTACTCAATCTACCGAGGATGTTGCCGCCAAAGCGA GAAGCGCCGATATCGACGAGCAGCTGAAGAGAGATCGTGCCAATCTTAGAAATGAGATCAAGATGCTTTTACTGGGTGCGGGTGAATCAGGAAAGTCAACGGTGCTCAAGCAGATGCGTCTGATATATAACAA ACCGTATGATGCGGAAGAACGGGACAGCTATAGAGAGATAGTCTACTCCAACACTGTCCAATCCATGCGAGTTCTCTTGGAAGGTGTGCAGTTCATGGACATTCCCATTGATCCCTTAAATCGATCTCGGTGGGAGCTTATTATGGCGGCACCACCTCAGATAGAAGGAGATGCCTTTCCCCCCAAGTTGGCGGACGCGGTTGCTGGATTATGGAAAGACTACGGCGTGCAACAGGCGTTCTTTAGAAGAAATGAGCTGCAGTTGAACGATTCTGCACCATA TTACTTTGAAGCTATCTCCAGGATTGCCAAGCCAAACTACATGCCCACTGATCAGGACATATTAAGAGCGCGAGTCAAGACGACTGGCATCAC CGAGACCTACTTCAAGATCGGAGAACTAACTTATAAACTTTTCGATGTTGGTGGTCAACGGTCGGAACGACGGAAATGGTTGAATATCTTCGACTCGGTCACTGCGCTCGTTTTTCTAATCGCTATCAGCGAAT ATGACCAAAAGCTGTACGAAGACGAGACTGTCAATCGTATGCAAGAAGCCATGACACTCTTTGAATCCGTTGCCAACTCTCGATGGTTCACCAAGACTTCAATTATCCTTTTCCTCAATAAGATTGACATCTTCCGCGAAAAGCTGCCTGTATCACCTTTATCAAATACTTTCCCCGACTTCAGAGGAGGTAATGATTACGACATGGCTTGCGCTTTTTTGCTTGAAAAATTTGTGGGGTTGAATAATAACCCCTCAAAGAGCATCTATGCTCATTACACAGATGCCACGGATACTAAAGCTCTGAAGTTCGTCATATCTGCTATCAA CGACGTAATCATCCAGGTCAACCTTCGAGACTGCGGTCTTCTCTAG